A segment of the Methylomonas paludis genome:
CGGAATCAAGCAGACGATAATCAATGCGTTGAAGATTACAGCAGACTGAATAGCTGAATGCGGGCTACTTAAGTGCATAATGTTCATGGCACCTAATTGCGGATAAGTCCCTACAAAAGCGGCGGGAATAATAGCGAAATATTTAGCAATATCATTGGCGATACTGAAGGTAGTCAGAGCGCCACGCGTCATCAGCATTTGCTTGCCGATTTCTACAATCTCGATAAGCTTGGTCGGATTAGAATCCAAATCCACCATATTGCCCGCCTCTTTGGCTGCCTGAGTACCTGAATTCATAGCCACCGCGACATCGGCTTGTGCCAATGCCGGGGCATCATTAGTGCCGTCACCGGTCATGGCAACAATCTGGCCCTTGCTCTTATGCTGACGAATCAAGGCCAGCTTGGCTTCAGGGGTAGCTTCCGCCAAAAACTCGTCTACCCCTGCTTCAGCGGCAATTGCAGCGGCAGTTAAGGGATTGTCGCCAGTAATCATAATGGTCTTGATACCCATGCGCCGTAGTTCGGCAAACCGCTCCCGTATGCCGGGTTTGACCACATCCTTCAGTTCTATCACACCTAATATAGTGCCGCCATCCGCAACAACCAGGGGTGTACTGCCACTTTGCGCCACTTCCTCGACCTTACGAAACACCTGTTCAGGAAAGGGATGATTCAAGAATTCCACGTGTCTACGCATGGCATCAACAGCACCTTTACGGATTTGTCGACCAGCCACATCAACACCGCTCATCCGAGTCTTGGCAGTAAACGGATAAAACTCCCCACGCATTTGCTCCTGACTATGAAATCGCTGCTGAGCCAAAGCCACGATGCTGCGACCCTCCGGGGTCTCATCCGCTAAGGAAGCCAGACAAGCCGCATCCGCCAAAAACTTTTCGGAAACGCCGGAGGCGGGATAAAAAGCTGAGGCATGACGATGACCAAAGGTAATAGTACCGGTTTTATCCAGCAGCAAAATATCGACATCGCCCGCAGCTTCTACAGCGCGGCCTGAGGTGGCAATGACATTGGCTTGTAGCATGCGACTCATACCCGCTACCCCAATAGCTGATAGCAGACCCCCAATGGTAGTAGGAATCAGGCACACCAACAGCGCAGTGAGTACGGTAATAGTGACCGGTAAACCCTGGACACTGGTTTCGGTGCTAAATACGGAAAACGGCAAAATGGTGGCCGTAGCCGTTAAAAATACGAATGTCAAAGCCACCAGCAAGATGGTCAAGGCGATTTCGTTGGGTGTCTTGCCGCGTTTGGCGGTTTCCACCATCGCGATCATCCGTTCAAGAAAACTGTCACCTGGATTGCTGGAAACACGTACCACCAACCAATCGGACAATACCTGTGTACCACCAGTAACTGAACAGAAGTCACCGCCGGATTCGCGGATAACAGGAGCCGATTCGCCGGTAATCGCGCTTTCATCAATCGAAGCTTCACCTAAAATCACTTCACCATCCGCAGGAATCAAGTCACCGGCTTCGACTAGATAAAGATCACCCTGCCGCAATTTATCTGCCGAGATTAGAGTCCATGCCGCGTCATTGTTTGCTTCAGCCAATTTTTTAGCCGCTACGGTTTTACGTAAGGAACGTAGCGATGCTGCTTGCGCTTTACTACGACCTTCGGCAAGTGCTTCTGCAAAATTGGCAAATAGCAGAGTGAACCACAACCACAGGGCTATCGATAAAATAAACATTATTGATTCACCACCACCCACCATGGTCTTAACCAATAAAACTGTCGTGCCGAGACTACCGACCAAACAAATAAACATTACCGGGTTGCGCAATTGAACGCGCGGCGACAGTTTACGAAATGACTCCACCAGCGCCGGCTGAATCAGCTTGGCATCAAATAAGTCGAATTTAGTACGGCTCATGGTTGGCTCCATTGACCATGCGGCCACAAAGCAAAATGTTCCGCGAATGGACCCAGTACCAACGCAGGAAAATAGGTTAATGCGCCGACAATCAACACCGTGGCTATCAGCAATACAATAAACAAAGCACCGTGAGTGGGTAATGTACCCTCTCCCGGTAACAGTCTATGCTTCTTGGCCAGCGCGCCGGCAATTGCCAAATATGGGACTATGGAAAAAAAGCGCCCAAACCACAAAGCCACAGCGAGCATGGTGTTGTAATAGGGCGTATTGGCGGAAAGTCCGGCGAAAGCGCTGCCGTTATTATTGGCTGCCGAAGAAAATGCATAAAGCACTTCACTGAAACCATGCGACCCCGGATTCAGAATCCCCAACTTGCCATCCGGCAGCAATATCGATATAGCCGTACCGACCAAAACCAGCAACGGGGTTATCAAAATAGAAATTGAAATCATTTTCATTTCATAGCTTTCGATTTTCTTACCTAAATATTCTGGGGTGCGTCCTATCATCAAACCAGAAATAAACACAGCAATGATGGCAAAAATCAGCATCCCGACCAAACCCACTCCGACACCACCGAAAACCACTTCACCCACCTGCATCAACCACATACAGACGAATCCGCCAATTGGAGTAAAAGAGTCATGCATGGCATTAGAGCCTCCGGTACCCGATGCAGTAGTGATGACTGCCCACAAAGCAGAACCATCGCTGCCAAAACGCATTTCCTTGCCCTCCAGATTGCCGCCACTTTGATCCAGACCCAAGTGACTAAGCAAGGGATTCCCTGCCTGTTCGGCATACATCGCCACCAAGGCAGAGCCGGCAAACATAAAGACCATAGTAAATAAAATAGCCCACCCCTGACGTGTATCACCGACGATACGTCCAAAACTGAAACACAAAACCGCCGGGATTAGAAACATTGCCAACATACCGGCGAAATTTGTCAGCGGGGTGGGGTTCTCGAAAGGATGAGCCGCATTGACGTTAAAAAAGCCACCCCCATTATTACCCATCACTTTGGTGGCATCTAAAGAAGCCGCAGGCCCCATAGGCAAAATCTGCTTTCTTATAGAAACCGACTCAGTCACGGCTTGCCCGTTAGCATCCTTAATCGGCTGCCCGGTTGCATCCAATTTAGGTGTCTGATATTGCGTAACATCCATAGTTTGTATTGCGACAAAGGGTTTAAAATTCTGAATAGCCCCCTGTTGCACAAGAAAAATTGCCAGTATTACTGACAAAGGGAGTAACACGTAGGTACAGGCGCGCACCATATCTACCCAAAAATTGCCGATAAAGGCTGTCTCATGGCGAGCAAAACCACGGAACAACACAAAAGCCACACAAAGCCCGGTAGCCGGTGCAACAAAGTTCAAAAAACCCAGTCCCAGCATTTGCGTCAAATAACTCATCGTAATTTCGCCGGCATAACCCTGCCAACAGGCTGCAGTGAGGAAGGAAATCGCTGTATTTAATGAGGAGTCGGGGCTGACTGCGCTTAAATCCTGTGGATTTAACGGTAAATCGGCTTGCCAGCGCTGCAAGGCATAGACCCATAAGGCAGCGAGAGCATTAAATAATACCAATACATAAGCATATTCCTGCCAGTGCATTTCCTTACGCGCATCAATGCGCAAGAGTCTGAACAAATACTGTTCGAAAGGTGCCAGCACAGTCAAGAAACCAGATGGTTCCATTGCCGCAGTAATAAAGGCTCCAAGTGGTTTTACTGCAAGCAGTAATATCAGTAGAAATACCACTAATAAGCTAATAGCATGGGAACTCATGTGAAATCCTCTGGATTGATCAGTGCAACTATCAAATACACCACCAAACACATAACAACCAACAGGCTAATCGTGTATTCAGCTGTCATTTGCGATTCTCCAAGACATCACAACCTTTGATGAGGAATAGGGCCAAAACCAGAAACAGCAGGTATAAAGCAAGATAAAAGATATCCATTGCATAACTCCTTAAAAAGTAAAGACAATGGATAAATATTAAAGACTTTGAAGTAAAGTTCTCGTAAAGACTTGTCAACTAAAAAGAAACAATCTGCATCGAATTATTAAACAATTATCAAAAACAGACTCAAGGTTCAGGCATTAAAAAAGCCGGTTTAACCCGGCTTTTAAATCAAAACCACCAATTAAATTTAGCGATACTGCTGGATTGGCAACATTAAAAAACACCGCCATTGAGTAAAAACAATGTGCCTATACTGGCAAAAAAACCTAAGAGTATGGCCGGCATCCAGCGTAAATGCAGCGTAAAGGTATACCCCTCGCCTTCTTTCATATGTCCTTTCATTAAACCCAATACATGCAAGGCTGGCGCAGAACCAATCGCCAATAAACTGCCGCCCACGCCCAAGGTTAAAGTCAATAACAGCCATTGTTGCATCGAAAAAGGCGGATGCATGTTTAACACAGCAAACATTAAGGTACCGTTATCAATAGACGACGATGATAAACCAATCATGATATTGGCTAAAGTTGGGCTAATTTCTGTAAACAGATAATGAGCCATAGCATCCAAATAACCTAAAAAGCTCAATGCTCCCACTATCATCATGGCGCCATAGAAAAATAACAGAGTATCCCAATCAACTCCGGCAATACACTTAAAAACATCAAAGCCCTTTTTAGAATCAATTGTTTGGCGTGTTTCGGGAATTAAAAAATGACTCAATTTTTCGGATTTAGTTAAATAATACGCAAAGAATTGTAATATCGCTAAGCCAAACATCATGCCGGCTATGGCCGGCATATCAAAAAAAACATTTGATAAAATGGTCAGACTAAAAGTAAATATAAATATAAAGACAATCCTCTTGCTGCCACGCTTTAACGCAGGTGTTTCTTTAGTAAAGACCGGATTTTCTTTAGTCACTGCAAAATGCATTATTGATGCCGGGACTAAAAAATTCACCATACACGGAATCGTTAAATTAAAAAACTCAGTAAAATGCAACATATTTTGTTGCCAAACAAAAAAGGTGGAAATCCCCCCCAACGGACTTATTGTCCCTCCGGCATTAGCGGCAACCACTGCATTCAATCCTGCCAGACCAACGAACTTAGGTTGATCCTTACCTATGACCAAAATGATATAGCCCATCAACAAACCGACAGTCAAACTACTAATCACTAGCGACAGCACAAAGGCCAACACGCCGGTAATCCAAAATAATTGCCGATAACTATATTGCCTATTGACTAAAACAATGCGCAAAGCGTCGAATATCCCCCGCTCGGTCATAGAATTCAAAAAAGTCATCGATACGGTAATAAATAAAAACAACTCTGCATAAGCTGTTAAATTATTTTGAAAAACCACGGCAACATTTTTGGCTGAACCATATTCCATACTATAGTAAACAAATATTGATCCCCAAATTAATGCCGAACCCAAAACCATAGGCTTTGCTTTGCTCAATTGATGCAAGTCTTCAGTCATTGCAATAGCATAAACAATAAAAGTGACTGCCACCGCAAAATAGCCCACGAAATGATGCTTCAAATCTAATTGTGTTACCGCGCCGATTTCTTCTGCAAAAACAAAAGACGGCAAAAGACACATTAATATTAAAATAAAGAATTCCCTAATCCTGAAAAGCTTATGTGTGTTTTTCACTTGATCTCACTTATTAACCTTAAAATATAAGCATCTGATTGATAACTATGGTATGACGGGCAAAAGCCTTGCACATCACTTACAGCTTCAATTTGGTTGAACAACCTTCAAATACTAAAGATTTAGGTATAAAGATTTTGTAAAGATCTGTAAACAAATAAAAAACTCACTGTTTCATATTTAAGAACAATTGAGCAGCGCTGGATTTGACTAACAGGACTGATGCCAAGTACTTTCATAGCAAGCACCGGCCGTCCAGAACATTGTAAAGACGCCTGTTAAGGCACGGAGACGAGAACCATCCAGCAAGCTACTTGGTAAAGCTCAGCTTATTTCTGAGTTCCATCAATTCATTTTTATTCAGATCGGAAACCAACCAATAATTCATATTCTGGAAATTGAAGGCGAGTACATTAAATCCGTTACGAGTAGTGGCGTACTCCTGCTGTAAGCCATTTTGGTTTTCAGGCCAGATGAAAACATTGATCAAATGCTGTCTGCGCCGATACACTAAAGCGGTGACTGGTCTGGCTGCCAAATAATCCAAACGACCGCCAACCAGCGGGTATCCCTGTTCGCTCAGATCTATCACCAGCGGAGAAAAATCCAGTTTGCCGTTAAACCAGGGCTTCACAGTATGTTGATCGGAAGATGCCACATCGGTTAAATGCGCCGCCATCAAAGAGCGAATATGGTCGGAAACAATTTCATCAACCAAAAGATCAAACCTTGATGCAGGTTGTAATTGATACCCCAGGCTAACCGATAACAATACGATTGAAAATGCTGCCAATGGCTTCAGTAAGCTCTGTGAGGGCCACAGGTTGATAAATCGACTTTTGGGTTTTTCAGTATTTCCGTCAATTTTTTGCAGAGCAAGGCTAAGGCTATCGGGCACCCGATGGTAATTCATGCTTTGACGGATGCTATTGCTCAGATTTGTCAGCTGCAATACTTCATTTTGGCAGTGCTTGCAAATTTCCAAATGTGCTTCCACATCCAGAATCCGCTGCAAATCTAATTCATTATCCAGATAAGCCGAAATTAAAGAAGCCACTATTTTGCAATTCATTGCGATACCTCCCCTCTAAAATGCGGAGCAAGTAAGCTGCGCATCAAACCACGAGCACGGGCCAATCTAGACATAACAGTACCGACAGGTATTCCTGCAATTCCGGCGATCTCATGATAAGAAAACCCCTCCTGCTCTCTTAATACCAACACCTCTCTGAATTCAATGGACAGTTCCTGCATGGCTTGGTTGATCAAATCCCGATCCACAGTTTGAAACATGATTTGTTCAGGCGTCGAATTGTTAACAACTGACTCAGACAATTGATTTAACAGCTCACCATGACCACTCTCTTCATCAAACTCTTCCATTTGCAGATTGTTCTTGGACTTTAGCCAGGTGTAGCAAGTATTTCTGACTATCGCCAAAAGCCATGCTTTAGCGTCCGCACCTCTAAATCCATCAAAATGTCGAAACGCCTTCATATAACTCTCTTGAACGATATCTTCGGCGTCCTGATGATTTCGGGTTAACCATTTTGCCAAATTGTAGGCCGCATCCAGGTGTGGAATAGCAATTTGATTGAATCTTTTTATCTTGTTTTGCTTAATCAAGGAGCCACCCGCCAAAGTTCCATACCTGATATTGACTTGCTTAAGTGTTTATTTATTCCCAATAACGCATTTATTTGTAAACGTCGGGAATAAATTGGCAACCTAAACGGTAGAGAAGTAATGAATTCAGTTAACTTTACAACAATCTGGAGCTTTTGTTATGCGAGACAAGATAAATCGAAGAGATTTTATAAAACTGGCTGGTATCGGTGGGGTGGTTTTTGCTTCCGGCCTGGGATTTGATGCCATCGCCAAAGCACAACATGGCAAGCTCTCCCCCCCCCGGATATCAGGACTTCTTCTTTGTCCAACTTTCCGATACCCATTGGATTCAATGGCCCGCTCATCAATCCCAATGCCGATCAGACCTTACTCAAAGCAATTGAAAGTATTAATCGTTTAAAGCATCAGCCGGATTTTATTGTTTTCACCGGCGATTTAACCCACACTACCGACGATCCGCAAGAAAGACGGCTACGAATGCAGGCGTTTCGAAAAATTATAAGTAATCTGCACGTCAAAAATATCAAATTTTTACCGGGCGAACATGACGCATCCCTGGATAAAGGTGCCGCCTATCAAGAGTTTTTCGGCGATTTACATTATAGCTTCGACCACAAAGGCATTCATTTCATCGCACTGGATAATGTCTCCGATCCGAAAGCGCTACTAGGACCAGCCCAATTAGATTGGCTAAAAGCCGATCTTGCTCAACAACATACCGATGCACCTATCGTTGTGTTAACTCATCGTCCACTTTTTGATTTGTACCCACAATGGGACTGGAATACCCGAGATGGTCAGTCGGCACTGGATTTATTGCTGCCTTTCACTAATGTGGCAATTTTTTATGGACATATCCATCAGGAACATATTCATACCACTGAACATATCATCCATTACGGCGCAAAATCGTTGATATTTCCTTTACCTGCACCTGGCTTGGCGCCTAAGCGTGCACCAATTCCCTGGAAAGTAGACCAACCTTATGCTGGTTTAGGCTATAGAAATATTGAGTCTTATTCAAAACAGAAAACCTACTCAATTGACGAGATAGCTATCAGCGCAGGAGAATTGATATGAACCATAAATTAATGATTATCTACTTACTGGCGTTGGCTACACTAGTGGCAGATACCCACGCCGACACAAATAATGCAGCCGAAGCGGATATTCCCGTTATCGTTATTACAGCAAGTCGATTTGTGTATAGCCCCAATCAAATTACTATCAAAAAAGGCCAAACTGTTTTGCTGGAAATCCAAGCAACTGATACCCAGCATGGATTTTCCATTCCTGATCTCGGCGTGCGTGTCGATGCCATCCCTGGAGAGAAGAAAACCATCAAGATAACGCCAACCAAAAATGGCAGATTTGTGTTCTACTGCGACATTTTTTGCGGTTCGGGCCATGAACAAATGGCAGGGGAAATTATTGTAGAAACCTAAATATTACAAATCTAATCAGAATTTAATTTTTACCTTCTTTGAGGTGGAATAGCACTAGCCTTGACAACCACTTTATGCAGCCAGTCTGATTCATTCAGCCACTTGAATTTCCAATGCCCGAGTTATCAAAGCCCTGGAAATCCACTTCAAGTGGCCACTTTCAACCTATCAGCTCACTATTAATCCGCCAAATCCACAAAGCCATGCAAGCCCCGCTTTGATTCAGCAGCCAGCCAATTTTGCAGGAACAATAGTTCTTCAGTGGGGCTTAATTGATCCAAGGGCTGTTTCTTTTTTAATAATCTGAATGCCGCCGACAATACTTTGAGTTTGTCACCACTGATGCCGGCGCGTCTTAAGCCCACCAGATTTAAACGGTAATGACGGGCAGGTCGTCCGCCGATCAGCATATAGGGCAACACATCCATATTAATGCCGGTAGTACCCTGAACAATGGCGTAAGAACCGATACGGCAAAACTGATGTACCACCACAGCTCCCCCCATAAAGACATTGTTACCGACTTGAACAAAGCCGCCGATGGCGACATTGTTGGCGAAAATAGTTTTGTTACCGACACTGCAATCGTGAGCGACATGGCTGTTGTTCATGAAATAGCAATTAGAGCCAATACGGGTACTACCATCCACCACGGTAGCACGATGTGCGGTAAAACCTTCCCTGAAAACATTACCGTCGCCAATTTCCAGCCAACTGACAGTTTCCGGATTGAAACCGGTATCTTGCGGCAAGCCACCCAGCACAGCGTGAGGATGGAGAATATTAGCTTCTCCCATGCGAACCCGGCCATGAACTACGGCATGAGCACCAATTTGGCTGCCGGCACCGATCACTGCACCGGCTTCGATTACGGCAAACGGCCCAACGCTGACACCATCGCCTAATACGGCATTAGCTTCGACATAGGCAGTGGGATGTATGGTTATTGGCATGTTATCCTCTGGGATGATGTTGGGTATGAATTTGTTTCAGGCGTTGCTGAGCGATATGGGTATAAATCTGAGTAGTCGATAAATCCGCATGACCCAGCAGCATTTGCACCACGCGCAAGTCGGCGCCATGATTCAGCAAATGGGTGGCAAACGCATGACGCAAGGTATGCGGCGATAAATGTTTATCTATACCGGCCTGCTTGGCCTGATTTTTGATGATATGCCAAAACGCCTGTCTTGTCATATTCGTGCCGCGCTGAGTAATAAACAGATAATCGCTTTGGCGTTTACCCAAAATTTGCGGTCTGACACTATTAATATAATGCTCCAGCCAGTCCATAGCCTCTTCGCCAAACGGTACCAGTCGTTCTTTGTCGCCTTTGCCGATAATCCTTACACAGCCCTGGCGCATGTGCAGTTGCTGAAAAGTTAATTCGACCAATTCAGATACCCGCAAACCGGTGGCATAGAGCAGTTCCAACATGGTTCTGTCTCTAAATCCCAATGGTACTATGGTGTTGGGGGCTTGTAATAAGGCCTCGACATCCGCTTCGGATAAGGAGGCCGGCAAAGATCGGCCCAGGCGCGGTGCGTCAATAAGACTGGTGGGGTTGACCTGTATTTGTTTTTCCCGAAGCAAATAGCCGTAAAAACGCCGCAAACTGGACAGCCCACGCGCTGCCGAGCGATTGGCACTACCCTGAGTTTGCCGGTAGTGCAGATAGGCCGAAATATCCTCAGTAACAACTTCCGCCAGCGTTTTGAGTTTTAGCCAGTCATCGAATTGTTTAAGGTCAGTGCCGTATGCTGCCAGAGTGTTATTACTTAAACCATGTTCCAGCCACAATGCATTCAGAAAGGCCTCTATGCTCTGAGTTGACTTCATGACTTTAATTACCCAGTTTGCAGATACAAAAAAAGGCAGCTCAAGGCTGCCTTTTGGCGTGATAAAAACTTTAACTCAGCAAATACTGCTATGCACAATGGCTGTTAGCCATCCCGTCCATCAATCGGGCAGTATCGGCAACACCGACACTGGATTTGATTTGCATCAGGGTAGCAAAATGGTGCCGGTTACAGCCCCAGCCATGTTTGCAGTTGTTGCTTAAGACAGTTTTTCTTTGATACGGGCAGCTTTACCTGTCAGATCACGCAGATAATACAGTTTGGCGCGGCGCACATCACCACGGCGTTTAACTTCGATACCGCCAACCGCCGGGCTGTGAGTTTGGAAAACCCGCTCTACGCCGACACCATGTGAAATTTTTCTGACGGTAAAAGCTGAATTCAAGCCGCGATTACGTTTGGCAATGACTACACCTTCAAACGCCTGTAATCTTTCCCGGGTGCCTTCCACTACTCTTACCTGCACAACAACGGTATCGCCTGGGTTAAATTCAGGCACATCTGTTTTTAACTGTGCATTTTCTAATTCATTAATTATGTTACTCATTACCCTACCCTAATGTATCAACTTCAGTTCTAAATTCATTCAGCAAAGCTTGCTGCTCTGCACTTAATTCCTGTTTTTCCAGCAAGTCCGGCCGTTTCAACCAGGTTCTGCCCAAGGACTGTTTCATTCTCCAACGTTTAATCTCGGCGTGATTGCCGCTTAATAAAACATCGGGCACATCACCCAGATCACTTTGCTCAGGCCGCGTATAGTGCGGACAATCCAGCAATCCGTTGACATGGGAATCCTGTTTGGCTGAGTCTTCATCACCCAGCACACCAGGCAGCAAACGGCTTACTGCATCAATAACAATCAGGGCCGCCAATTCACCGCCGCTGATGACATAATCTCCCAACGACCATTCTTCATCGCATATCTGGCCGATAAAGCGTTCGTCTATACCTTCGTAGCGTCCTGCCACCAGAATTAACTGCCGGTGTTGGCTGGCTTCCTGCATCAATTGCTGGGTAATGGGCTTACCTTGTGGACTCAGATAAACTACTTTACTCAGGCCACCAGCCTGTTGCTGTTTTGCCGCATTTACCGCATCAAGCAAAGGTTGAAACTTCATTACCATACCCGGGCCGCCGCCATAAGGACGATCATCGACAGTACGATGTTTATCCTGAGTATAATCACGCGGATTCCAGAGATTCAGCGCCACAATGCCCTGCTCTATAGCTCTGCCGGTTACCCCGTAACTGGCTGCGCTACAAACCATTTCCGGAAACAGACTGACAACATCAAAACGCATTACTATATTCAGAAATCCGGATCCCAGTCCACAATCATTAGTTCGGCTGCCAAATCTATACTTAATACTGTCTGCGGCTGCAAAAAGGGTATCAAGCGTTCAATTTCACCGTCTTTAACTACCAACACGTCATTGGCACCGGTTTCCAGCAAATGATCGACTTTACCCAGTTTTATACCAACAGCGGTTTCCACCGCCAGACCCACAAGATCTGTCCAATAGTATTCACCCGCCCTGGCTGCCGGCAATTGTGCCCGGCGAATCAGAATATCTGAACCCAGCAAGGCAAAAGCCGCATCGCGATCGGAAACACCTTCCAACTCGGCGACCACAGTATTACCGTGGCGTTGCCCGGCAAGCACTTTAACTTCCCTGGTTTGCTGATTTTTTTGCAATACCCAAGGTGTATAACTGAGGATATTCTCGCGCGGCTCGGTAAATGAATATATTTTTACCCATCCTTTTACGCCGAAAACGCCGGAAATTTGACCAGCGTTCAGAAAGTCCTGATTAGGCAAAACGGCGACTTAAGCTGCTGCTTTGACAGCGTCTTTAATCAATTTGGCGACGCGATCAGTTGGTTGAGCGCCATTAGACTTCCAATACTGAACGCGTTCGCTATCCAGTACCAGTCTTTGCTCGGCACCACGCGCCAATGGATTGAAGAAACCAACACGCTCAATGTAACGACCATCGCGGCTGTTTCTGCTGTCAGTAACAACTACGTGATAAAAAGGGCGATTTTTAGAGCCGCCTCTGGACAAACGAATGCTTACCATTATGAATACCTTTGAAACACAAATCGGAGTTTAATTTTCCTATTTTACGCGATTTTCCGCATAAGTGAAGTGCTAATTATATTTTTTACAATCTCATGCCGCGCATATTGCTTTGTAAGCCGCGCATCATGTTAGCCAGATTGCCTTTACTAAATTTTTTCATCATTTTTTCCATCATCTGATGCTGCTTCAACACCCGGTTTACCGCCTGGACATCCTGCCCACAACCTTTTGCTATCCGCTCCTTGCGACTGCCTTTGATCAGATCCGGAAAACGTCTTTCCTGCTTAGTCATGGAATTGATCACTGCAATCTGCCGAGCCAGATCGTTGTCATTAACTTTTTCTTTAATACCTTTCGACATAGCACCCATACCCGGCATTTTGTCGATCATGGCGCCAATACCACCCATGTTTTGCATTTGCAACAACTGCTCTTTTAAATCCTCCAGATTGAAGCTCTTACCTTTTTGGATTTTTTTAGCCAGTTGTTCGGCTTTAGTTCTATCAACTTTTTGCTCAATATCTTCAATCAGCGACAGCACATCGCCCATACCCAAAATCCGCGAAGCCAGCCGAT
Coding sequences within it:
- a CDS encoding anti-sigma factor family protein, whose translation is MNCKIVASLISAYLDNELDLQRILDVEAHLEICKHCQNEVLQLTNLSNSIRQSMNYHRVPDSLSLALQKIDGNTEKPKSRFINLWPSQSLLKPLAAFSIVLLSVSLGYQLQPASRFDLLVDEIVSDHIRSLMAAHLTDVASSDQHTVKPWFNGKLDFSPLVIDLSEQGYPLVGGRLDYLAARPVTALVYRRRQHLINVFIWPENQNGLQQEYATTRNGFNVLAFNFQNMNYWLVSDLNKNELMELRNKLSFTK
- the kdpF gene encoding K(+)-transporting ATPase subunit F, producing MTAEYTISLLVVMCLVVYLIVALINPEDFT
- a CDS encoding twin-arginine translocation signal domain-containing protein — translated: MRDKINRRDFIKLAGIGGVVFASGLGFDAIAKAQHGKLSPPRISGLLLCPTFRYPLDSMARSSIPMPIRPYSKQLKVLIV
- the kdpB gene encoding potassium-transporting ATPase subunit KdpB, yielding MSRTKFDLFDAKLIQPALVESFRKLSPRVQLRNPVMFICLVGSLGTTVLLVKTMVGGGESIMFILSIALWLWFTLLFANFAEALAEGRSKAQAASLRSLRKTVAAKKLAEANNDAAWTLISADKLRQGDLYLVEAGDLIPADGEVILGEASIDESAITGESAPVIRESGGDFCSVTGGTQVLSDWLVVRVSSNPGDSFLERMIAMVETAKRGKTPNEIALTILLVALTFVFLTATATILPFSVFSTETSVQGLPVTITVLTALLVCLIPTTIGGLLSAIGVAGMSRMLQANVIATSGRAVEAAGDVDILLLDKTGTITFGHRHASAFYPASGVSEKFLADAACLASLADETPEGRSIVALAQQRFHSQEQMRGEFYPFTAKTRMSGVDVAGRQIRKGAVDAMRRHVEFLNHPFPEQVFRKVEEVAQSGSTPLVVADGGTILGVIELKDVVKPGIRERFAELRRMGIKTIMITGDNPLTAAAIAAEAGVDEFLAEATPEAKLALIRQHKSKGQIVAMTGDGTNDAPALAQADVAVAMNSGTQAAKEAGNMVDLDSNPTKLIEIVEIGKQMLMTRGALTTFSIANDIAKYFAIIPAAFVGTYPQLGAMNIMHLSSPHSAIQSAVIFNALIIVCLIPLALQGVEYRPLGAAKLLQRNLFVYGLGGVITPFLCIKAIDLILGFLNLV
- the kdpA gene encoding potassium-transporting ATPase subunit KdpA → MSSHAISLLVVFLLILLLAVKPLGAFITAAMEPSGFLTVLAPFEQYLFRLLRIDARKEMHWQEYAYVLVLFNALAALWVYALQRWQADLPLNPQDLSAVSPDSSLNTAISFLTAACWQGYAGEITMSYLTQMLGLGFLNFVAPATGLCVAFVLFRGFARHETAFIGNFWVDMVRACTYVLLPLSVILAIFLVQQGAIQNFKPFVAIQTMDVTQYQTPKLDATGQPIKDANGQAVTESVSIRKQILPMGPAASLDATKVMGNNGGGFFNVNAAHPFENPTPLTNFAGMLAMFLIPAVLCFSFGRIVGDTRQGWAILFTMVFMFAGSALVAMYAEQAGNPLLSHLGLDQSGGNLEGKEMRFGSDGSALWAVITTASGTGGSNAMHDSFTPIGGFVCMWLMQVGEVVFGGVGVGLVGMLIFAIIAVFISGLMIGRTPEYLGKKIESYEMKMISISILITPLLVLVGTAISILLPDGKLGILNPGSHGFSEVLYAFSSAANNNGSAFAGLSANTPYYNTMLAVALWFGRFFSIVPYLAIAGALAKKHRLLPGEGTLPTHGALFIVLLIATVLIVGALTYFPALVLGPFAEHFALWPHGQWSQP
- the nhaD gene encoding sodium:proton antiporter NhaD, giving the protein MKNTHKLFRIREFFILILMCLLPSFVFAEEIGAVTQLDLKHHFVGYFAVAVTFIVYAIAMTEDLHQLSKAKPMVLGSALIWGSIFVYYSMEYGSAKNVAVVFQNNLTAYAELFLFITVSMTFLNSMTERGIFDALRIVLVNRQYSYRQLFWITGVLAFVLSLVISSLTVGLLMGYIILVIGKDQPKFVGLAGLNAVVAANAGGTISPLGGISTFFVWQQNMLHFTEFFNLTIPCMVNFLVPASIMHFAVTKENPVFTKETPALKRGSKRIVFIFIFTFSLTILSNVFFDMPAIAGMMFGLAILQFFAYYLTKSEKLSHFLIPETRQTIDSKKGFDVFKCIAGVDWDTLLFFYGAMMIVGALSFLGYLDAMAHYLFTEISPTLANIMIGLSSSSIDNGTLMFAVLNMHPPFSMQQWLLLTLTLGVGGSLLAIGSAPALHVLGLMKGHMKEGEGYTFTLHLRWMPAILLGFFASIGTLFLLNGGVF
- a CDS encoding sigma-70 family RNA polymerase sigma factor, whose product is MAGGSLIKQNKIKRFNQIAIPHLDAAYNLAKWLTRNHQDAEDIVQESYMKAFRHFDGFRGADAKAWLLAIVRNTCYTWLKSKNNLQMEEFDEESGHGELLNQLSESVVNNSTPEQIMFQTVDRDLINQAMQELSIEFREVLVLREQEGFSYHEIAGIAGIPVGTVMSRLARARGLMRSLLAPHFRGEVSQ